The following nucleotide sequence is from Bradyrhizobium roseum.
CGGCAGCGGCGCGGTTACTTGCGGCGCCTGGCGGAACGCGGGTGCCACGGTCGGCGGGGCATTTTGGGCCCGGCCGGGAGGCGGCGCGGAGTTGGGCCCTGCCGGCACGGCGGTTGGCGCCGTCGGAGCTGCGCTCCCTGGCGCGGCGGCCGGTGGCGTTGCGCCCGGCGCGGTCGGAGCGCCGCCCGCGCTTGGTGCGGCAGGCGGCGGCGCGCCCGGTCGTCCCGGCGGCGTGGTCGGTGGGGTAGTCGGCGGCGCGCCTGCGCTCGGGGGGATTGCGGGTGCACCGGGACGCGGGGGTGCGGTCGTGCTCCCGCCGGGGGGCGGCGGCGGAGGCGTCGTGCCTGCCGGTGGTGCGGCCGGGGCCGGCGTCGTCGTGGGAGCCGGCGTGGCGCCAGGTGCCGACGGTTGTCTCGCGCCAGCTGGTGGTGGTGGCGGCGGCGGTGTCACAGGCGATGGCGTCCCCTTCTGGGAAGGAGGCGGTGGCGGTGGCGTCGTCGGCGCAGCCGGTTGCTTCGGCGCCGTGGGTGCGGCGGCCGGTGGTGGTGGGGGCGGTGGCGTCGGGCGCGCAGGTGCGGCCGCGGGTGGCGGCGGAGGTGCGGCGGGCTGCTTCGGCGCGGCAGCTGGCGGCGGGGCGGGCGGCGGCGGAGGTGTCGGCCGCGGAGGCGCAGCCGCCGGAGGTGGCGGGGGCGGTGTCGGGCGCGGCGGTGGTGCAGCCGCAGGAGGCGGCGGAGGGGGTGCGGGACGCGGTGGCGGTGCCGCGGCGGGCGGCGGCGGTGGCGGGGCTGCCGGACGCGGAGGTGCCGCGGCCGGAGGCGGAGCACCGGGCCTCTGCCCACCGGCCGGCGGCGGGCCGTCCTTCCTTGCACCGGGAGGGCCACCCTCTTCTCTGGCTTGCGCCACGATCAGGGGCGCGGTCTGCGCCTGCGATGCGGAATTCGCGAACTGCGTTGCCGTCAAGGCAGTCGTCGCGAGCAGCAGGATGCGAAGCTTTGTCATGATGTTCTGGGTCCCCGGAAGAATAAGGCTCGACAGCAACGAATGGCCCTCACTGGCATGTCAGTTGGTCGATTGAACGGCTAATCATTAGGCTGGATTGTGGCGACCTACAAATGGTTGGATGGTTTTTATTTCATTGTCGCAATGGGTTGCATTCATTGCGCGTTCAGGCGGCGCCGCCATCCGGAGCCCGATCGGTGGCAGGATTCGGCGTGGTCGGGCTGATTGGCCCACGCGTCGGTATCTCATCTGGTGTCTTGCGCGGCAACTCCTGCGGTTGAGGTGACGGTCCAGGCTCGCGGATGGGTGGTGGCACCTCCGGTCCTGGATTTCCTGGCGGACTCTCTGGCGGTGGCTCGGTCGGTTGTCCCGGTGTCGCCGGGGGTATCTCCGGCGGTTCGATTGGCATCACGTCTCCCGAAAGTTGAAGCTCCGGAAGCGACAACAGCGACCGCCGCGCGAAGTTCCATCGCCCGCGGAT
It contains:
- a CDS encoding OmpA family protein translates to MTKLRILLLATTALTATQFANSASQAQTAPLIVAQAREEGGPPGARKDGPPPAGGQRPGAPPPAAAPPRPAAPPPPPPAAAPPPRPAPPPPPPAAAPPPRPTPPPPPPAAAPPRPTPPPPPAPPPAAAPKQPAAPPPPPAAAPARPTPPPPPPPAAAPTAPKQPAAPTTPPPPPPSQKGTPSPVTPPPPPPPAGARQPSAPGATPAPTTTPAPAAPPAGTTPPPPPPGGSTTAPPRPGAPAIPPSAGAPPTTPPTTPPGRPGAPPPAAPSAGGAPTAPGATPPAAAPGSAAPTAPTAVPAGPNSAPPPGRAQNAPPTVAPAFRQAPQVTAPLPPAPPTEGGTRVIAPGAAPQGPQRLEDFRGQRRESQQGGRTIITEPGRIIIRDPGGQQYVRHNEVDRFRYGARDIQTRTVGDETRTVVIRPDGTQVITVVGRDGRLLRRIRRDERGREIIIIDNSYRDPRGGGGFYVALAPPVVRIPYNRYIVDAEEASPEVLYETMMAPPVERIERRYSLDEIRYSPTVRQRMPSIDVNTINFATGSWEIPPDQAAKLQAIADGLNRAIQENPRAVFLIEGHTDAVGNDVDNLSLSDRRAESAATLLTQQFNVPAENLTSQGYGEQYLKEPIDGPSAINRRVTIRNITPLLNGGQASLPPPPPGTAPPR